TGTGAGTATCAGGAAGCCATCCGAATTTTCGTCGAGCTCCCGGAAACGCTTTGTCTGCACGACTTTCAGTTCTTCGACGCTGATCTGTCCGTCATAATTACTGTCGGCCTGAGACAACATCGTCACATTGAGCGGCGGGACCAGAAGCCGCAATGCACGCGGATATTTGCGATCGGTGATCTTGAAGGGCAGGCTGTTCGGAACCATTGCCTGGCTGACTGATGCCGCGGCCCTGTCATCAAGCGCATTTGCCCCCATGCTGCGCTGCCACGCAGCAAACTCGGCATAGGAGACGGCCGAATTACCGTCAGTGTCGATCCGGCCAAAACGCTCACGCACAATCGCCTCTGCCATGGCATTTATCTGGCCGCGCACTTCCTCGACGGTCAGATAGCCGTTGCGATCCTGATCTGCCTCGCGATGCTGGCGTTCGA
Above is a genomic segment from Pseudomonadota bacterium containing:
- a CDS encoding EF-hand domain-containing protein gives rise to the protein MTLIIDSVQAQVPRRAPNPPKPLALEKVEKLIERQHREADQDRNGYLTVEEVRGQINAMAEAIVRERFGRIDTDGNSAVSYAEFAAWQRSMGANALDDRAAASVSQAMVPNSLPFKITDRKYPRALRLLVPPLNVTMLSQADSNYDGQISVEELKVVQTKRFRELDENSDGFLILTELPTNTSRNRGGGRQRPPSDAPPPPRANGDNPQ